The following proteins are co-located in the Halictus rubicundus isolate RS-2024b chromosome 1, iyHalRubi1_principal, whole genome shotgun sequence genome:
- the LOC143353510 gene encoding uncharacterized protein LOC143353510 produces MLPRYRRSISHGRRASCCRTVIEKMGVIEKEYKTYCFLLRMMSLWPFENSTSTKIRRILLPLVPLTSIMIQIFLIPPGLTFKNILMVLTFGLPMLLFFCRYVGIIYTFPTIRFIFENLQSDYNLLQNPVEVEILLQRAYSSRRVVHAFVCIAIMATLYGHVIICGPIILDLLMPMNETRPHVLYSFGFFAQGRLSVYLVSLSLLATIITGVITIICSESTLFVVSQYCCGLFEIANYRFQSLIDASVRETDESRQRYLMKASVREAVEIHTKAIDFVRMFGYDARIPYLIAIVVVVVSMSLNLFRSILAILEMEDLKELCISFFFGIFHIMAVFMGNYIGQEVIDNSVAISYDTYNSLWYSSPVKMQKMILLIMQRSSVGTMLDFSGLFIPSNKGFATMMSSSFSYFTTICSLRGNPS; encoded by the exons ATGTTGCCGAGGTATCGTCGATCGATTTCGCATGGTCGGCGAGCCAGTTGTTGTCGAACAGTGATCGAGAAAATGGGCGTGATCGAGAAAGAGTACAAAACCTATTGCTTCCTGCTTCGCATGATGAGCCTCTGGCCATTCGAGAACTCCACGTCCACGAAAATTCGGAGGATATTGCTACCTCTGGTCCCGTTGACCAGCATCATGATTCAG ATTTTCCTGATTCCCCCGGGACTCACCTTCAAGAATATACTTATGGTACTGACGTTCGGTTTACCTATGTTATTGTTCTTCTGCCGATACGTTGGCATTATCTATACGTTTCCAACT ATCagatttattttcgaaaatttacaaTCCGACTACAATTTGCTGCAAAATCCGGTCGAAGTGGAGATATTGTTGCAACGCGCATATAGCTCGAGACGCGTTGTCCACGCGTTTGTGT GTATAGCTATCATGGCGACCCTGTATGGACACGTTATAATTTGCGGTCCCATAATACTCGATCTGTTGATGCCCATGAACGAGACCAGGCCCCATGTGTTATACTCCTTCGGATTTTTCGCTCAAGGAAGACTATCCGTCTATTTGGTGTCGTTGTCCCTCTTAGCAACGATCATTACGGGAGTAATAACGATAATCTGCTCGGAGTCGACGCTTTTCGTCGTCAGCCAGTACTGTTGCGGATTGTTCGAGATTGCTAA TTATCGATTTCAAAGTTTGATCGACGCATCGGTTCGCGAGACGGACGAGTCAAGGCAAAGGTACTTGATGAAAGCAAGCGTGCGCGAAGCTGTAGAAATTCACACGAAAGCCATCGA TTTCGTAAGGATGTTCGGTTACGACGCGAGAATACCATACCTGATAGCAATCGTCGTTGTGGTCGTGTCTATGTCCTTGAACCTGTTCCGT TCTATTTTAGCGATCCTTGAAATGGAGGACCTGAAGGAATTGTGCATCTCATTCTTTTTTGGGATATTTCATATTATGGCAGTGTTCATGGGTAACTATATCGGACAGGAAGTTATCGACAATAGCGTCGCTATCTCTTATGATAC ATACAACTCGCTGTGGTACTCCAGTCCGGTGAAGATGCAGAAAATGATATTGTTGATAATGCAGAGATCCTCTGTAGGCACCATGTTGGACTTTTCCGGTTTGTTCATTCCAAGCAACAAAGGTTTCGCAACG ATGATGAGTTCATCCTTCTCTTATTTCACTACGATCTGTTCGCTCAGAGGGAACCCGTCGTAA